Proteins encoded together in one Astyanax mexicanus isolate ESR-SI-001 chromosome 10, AstMex3_surface, whole genome shotgun sequence window:
- the sparc gene encoding SPARC → MRVWIVFLLCLAGKAIAAPAEEEPVVEEEVEVGANPVQVETGEFDEAIEVVEDVVAENPCLNHHCKKGKVCEVDESNQPMCVCQDPLTCAAPVGEFEHVCGTDNKTYDSSCHFFATKCALEGTKKGHKLHLDYIGPCKYIAPCLDNELSEFPLRMRDWLKNVLVTLYERDEDNNLLNEKQKLRVKKIFENEKRLQAGDHSLDLLALDFEKNYNMYIFPVHWQFGQLDQHPIDGFLSHTELAPLRAPLIPMEHCTTSFFEQCDADQDKYIALEEWANCFGIKEQDVDKDLVI, encoded by the exons ATGAGGGTGTGGATCGTCTTCCTTTTGTGCCTGGCTGGAAAGGCCATTGCCGCTCCA GCAGAGGAGGAGCCAGTTGTTGAGGAG GAGGTGGAAGTGGGAGCCAACCCAGTCCAAGTGGAGACCGGCGAGTTTGATGAGGCTATTGAGGTTGTAGAGGATGTTGTTGCAGAGA ATCCCTGCCTCAACCATCACTGCAAGAAGGGCAAAGTGTGCGAGGTCGATGAGAGCAACCAGCCCATGTGTGTGTGCCAGGACCCTCTGACCTGCGCCGCCCCTGTTGGAGAGTTTGAGCAT GTGTGTGGCACTGACAACAAGACCTATGACTCCTCCTGCCACTTCTTTGCCACCAAGTGCGCCCTGGAGGGCACCAAGAAAGGCCACAAGCTCCACCTGGACTACATCGGACCCTGCAAAT ACATTGCCCCCTGCCTGGATAACGAGCTGAGCGAGTTCCCCCTGCGCATGAGGGACTGGCTGAAGAACGTTCTGGTCACTCTGTACGAGCGCGATGAGGACAACAACCTGCTGAACGAGAAGCAGAAGCTGAGG GTGAAGAAAATCTTTGAGAACGAGAAGAGGCTGCAGGCTGGTGATCACTCCCTGGACCTCCTGGCCCTGGACTTCGAAAAGAACTACAACATGTACATCTTCCCCGTCCACTGGCAGTTCGGCCAGCTTGACCAGCACCCCATTGATGG GTTCCTGTCTCACACCGAGCTGGCTCCCCTTCGCGCCCCTCTGATCCCAATGGAACATTGTACCACCAGCTTCTTCGAGCAGTGCGACGCTGACCAGGACAAGTACATCGCCCTGGAGGAATGGGCCAACTGCTTCGGCATCAAAGAGC AGGATGTTGACAAGGACCTTGTCATCTAA